One window of the Clupea harengus chromosome 20, Ch_v2.0.2, whole genome shotgun sequence genome contains the following:
- the nup62l gene encoding nucleoporin 62 like, giving the protein MAFNFGGGGGFSFGTPKTTAPAPLATGFGLQASAPAGGGFTFGTPQPQAQVQAQVQAQAQAQAQAQAQAQAQAQAQAQAQHQAQAQAHAQHQAQAQAHAQHQAQAQAHAQAQAQAQAQAQAQAQAQAQAQNTAPQLTSLLTQPTPGNGGMTTTGGFSFGTPAQSSTTGGGFSFGGGAGLLGTSTPKLGLSMPAASQAAPTGGTLGGTLGGLVASTGGSGFSFGGLSTQTTAPAQPQPQAQAMGMAMGMGTGMATGMATGMGMGMGMGMAQQPPGGFSFGAPKIQATTAAPVQAPPSLSLGGTTVGLTLGGAAPVATVAAAAATTQGGGFSFGMKPAATPAPAMTAITAAVAASQAAPGPSLFATPITSTPATGFSLAGMTTAAAPVTSTVASLGTGLSLKLGTAAATAATTAAATTTAAASSFALGPKPATSAALVGMVAAAPLTTVAAPVSTAPVMTYAQLEGLINKWSSELEDQERHFLQQATQVNAWDRMLVENGERITTLHKDMEKVKLDQRRLDQELDFILSQQKELEDLLGPMEESVKEQSGTIYMQNADEERERTYKLAENVDAQLKRMSQDLKEIIEHLNTSSGPGESTDPLQQICKILNAHMDSLQWVEQNSVLLQRRVEEVSKLCESRSKEQEKSFRLNFQ; this is encoded by the exons ATGGCCTTTAACTTCGGGGGCGGAGGCGGATTCAGTTTTGGGACCCCGAAGACCACCGCTCCGGCTCCGCTTGCCACTGGCTTTGGGCTCCAGGCTAGTGCCCCAGCAGGCGGGGGATTCACGTTCGGGACTCCCCAGCCCCAAGCTCAAGTTCAAGCCCAGGTCCAGGCCcaagctcaggctcaggctcaagctcaggcccaggcccaggcccaggcccaggcccaggcgcAGGCTCAACACCAAGCTCAGGCCCAAGCCCACGCTCAACACCAAGCTCAGGCCCAAGCCCATGCTCAGCACCAAGCTCAGGCTCAGGCCCATGCCCAAGCTCAAGCTCAGGCCCAAGCTCAAGCTcaagctcaggctcaggctcaggcccaGGCCCAGAACACTGCACCTCAACTCACCAGCCTCCTCACACAGCCCACTCCAGGGAATGGCGGTATGACAACCACAGGGGGTTTTTCCTTTGGCACCCCCGCACAGAGCAGCACTACTGGAGGAGGATTTTCATTCGGGGGTGGTGCAGGTCTTCTTGG CACTTCTACTCCAAAACTTGGCCTTAGTATGCCTGCGGCATCCCAGGCGGCCCCCACCGGTGGGACCCTGGGTGGGACCCTGGGTGGGCTGGTGGCATCCACAGGTGGGTCCGGCTTCTCCTTCGGAGGGCTCTCCACCCAAACCACAGCCCCTGCTCAGCCCCAGCCCCAAGCCCAGGCCATGGGCATGGCCATGGGCATGGGCACGGGCATGGCCACGGGGATGGCCacggggatggggatggggatgggcaTGGGCATGGCCCAGCAGCCGCCTGGGGGGTTCAGCTTTGGCGCACCCAAGATTCAGGCTACCACGGCTGCTCCAGTTCaggcccctccctctctgtcgctGGGTGGAACCACAG tcGGTCTCACTCTCGGTGGTGCCGCACCAGTTGCCAcagttgcagcagcagcagccacaacCCAAGGAGGAGGATTCTCCTTTGGGATGAAACCTGCAG CTACTCCGGCTCCTGCTATGACTGCCATAACTGCTGCTGTTGCAGCTAGCCAGGCCGCCCCCGGACCCTCCCTGTTTGCCACCCCCATCACATCCACTCCTGCCACAGGTTTTTCAT TGGCAGGTATGACAACAGCTGCAGCCCCTGTGACCTCTACTGTAGCCAGCTTGGGCACGGGACTGAGCCTCAAACTGGGCACTGCTgccgccaccgctgccaccacaG CCGCTGCCACCACCACAGCAGCCGCCTCAAGCTTCGCCCTCGGCCCGAAGCCGGCAACCTCCGCAGCTCTTGTTGGCATGGTGGCCGCTGCTCCTCTGACTACAGTTGCAGCTCCAGTGAG CACGGCCCCTGTGATGACATACGCACAGCTGGAGGGCCTGATCAATAAGTGGAGCTCCGAGCTGGAGGACCAGGAGCGGCACTTTCTCCAGCAGGCCACGCAGGTCAACGCCTGGGACCGGATGCTGGTGGAGAacggagagagg ATCACAACTCTGCACAAAGACATGGAGAAGGTGAAACTGGATCAGAGaag GCTCGACCAGGAGCTCGATTTCATCCTCTCCCAGcagaaggagctggaggacCTTTTGGGTCCAATGGAGGAGTCTGTGAAGGAACAGAGCGGAACCATTTACATGCAGAACGCGGATGAGGAAAGAGAGCGAAC ATACAAACTGGCTGAGAATGTGGACGCCCAGCTCAAGAGGATGTCCCAAGACCTGAAGGAAATCATCGAGCATCTCAACACCTCCAGTGGACCTGGGGAAAGCACCGACCCT cTTCAGCAGATTTGCAAGATCCTGAATGCACACATGGACTCACTGCAGTGGGTAGAGCAAAACTCAG TCCTGCTACAGAGACGAGTGGAGGAGGTATCAAAGTTGTGTGAAAGTCGAAgcaaagagcaagagaaaagtTTTCGTCTAAATTtccagtga